The sequence CCCACCGGGTCGCCGTGCAGTACGTGATGCGCGGCGAGGAGTCCGACGAGCCCCCGTTCGGCTACACCGTCGGCCTGTTCGGGGTCGGCCACCCCGAGCTCGTCGTGGTGGGAGTCGGCCACGGGACCGCCTGCGCCGTCCTGGACGACGTGGCCGGTCTGGTCCTCGGGGGCCGGAACCTGGTGCCCGGCGAGGTGATCACCGACGGCGGGGCGGGGCTGCTCACGGTGGAGGAGCTGCCCAACCCCGGAGAGGTGCTGTTCAGCGCCAACCGCTTCTACCAGCGCCCCGACGAGTACTCGGTGCCCGCCTACCAGCTCACCTGGGCGCACCCGGGTGGCAGCTTCCCGTGGGAGCCGGGCTGGCCCTGCCCGCCGGAGTGCCAGCCGCGGCCGGGCAGCTGGCGCGCGTGAGGCTGCTCAGTCCAGGCCGAGGTCCCGGCGCAGCTTGGCGACGTGCCCGGTCGCCTTGACGTTGTAGGAGGCGCGCTCGACACGGCCCTCGGCGTCGATCACGAAGGTCGACCGGATGACCCCGACGACCTCCTTGCCGTAGAGCTTCTTGGTCCCGTAGGCGCCGTAGGCCTGCATGACCTGCTTGTCGGGGTCGGAGACCAGCGTGATCCGCAGGCCCTCCTTCTCCCGGAACCGGGCCAGCTTCTCCACCGGGTCGGGCGAGATGCCGATGATGTCCAGCCCCGCCTCGGCGAGGTCGCCGGCGGCGGCGGTGAAGTCGACCGCCTGGGTGGTGCAGCCAGGCGTCAGCGCGGCCGGGTAGCAGTAGACGATCACGCGCCGGCCGCGGTAGGAGGCCAGCGACACGGGATTGCCGTCGGCATCGGGCAGCGTGAACTCCGGCGCCGGGTCGCCGACGGTCAGGCGGACGGGGGCGGCGTCGGTCTCGGTCATGCCGCGCATCCTGCCGTGTCCCGGCGCCGCCCTCACAAGGGGGCGGGGGCCTCACCCGGCCACGAACGAGAAGCGCACCTGCCGCTGGTGGTTGTCGGTGTTGGTGTCCACCAGGCAGATCCGCTGCCAGGTGCCGAGCATCAGCCGCCCCTCGAGCACGGGCACGCTGGCGTGCGGCGGCACGAAGGCGGGGAGCACGTGGTCGCGGCCGTGCCCGGGGCTGCCGTGCCGGTGTCGCCAGCGGTCATCCCGGGGCAGCAGCTCGTCCAGCTGGGCCAGCAGGTCGTCGTCGCTGCCCGAGCCGGTCTCCAGGATCGCCAGCCCGGCGGTGGCGTGCGGCACGAACACGTGCAGCAGGCCGTCGCCCTCCGACTGCACGAACTCGGCGCAGTCGTCGGTCAGGTCGACGACGACGGGGACGCCCCCGGTCCGGACGGCGCGCAGCTCCGATCTCATGAGGGTGATCCTGCCCGGTGGACCGGTTCGACGTGCGGTGGACCGGCGCCGGCCGTCGTCGGCGCGGGGCCGTCGCCCGACGACGGACGCCGCGGCGGGGTGACGGCGCGCGAGCACTACCCTCGGTGTCCGTGACCCGCCCCGACGGCCGTGCGGCCGACCAGCTCCGTCCGGTGACCATCACCCGCAACTGGCTCGACCACGCCGAGGGCTCGGTGCTCGTGGAGTTCGGCCGCACCCGGGTGCTGTGCGCCGCCAGCGTCGCCGAGGGCGTGCCGCGCTGGCGCAAGGGCTCGGGTCTTGGGTGGGTGACCGCCGAGTACTCGATGCTGCCGCGCGCCACCCACACCCGCAGCGACCGCGAGTCGGTGCGCGGCAAGATCGGCGGCCGCACGCACGAGATAAGCCGGCTGATCGGCCGCTCGCTGCGCGCCGCCGTCGACCTCGGCGCGCTGGGGGAGAACAGCATCGCCATCGACTGCGACGTCCTGCAGGCCGACGGAGGCACGCGGACGGCGGCCATCACCGGGGCCTACGTGGCCCTGGCCGACGCCGTCTCGTGGCTGGGCGAGCGCAAGAAGCTGGCCCGCCCGAAGGCCATCGTGCAGTCGGTCGCCGCGGTGAGCGTGGGCGTGATCGACGGCGAGCCGCGGCTGGACCTGCCCTACGAGGAGGACGTGCGCGCCGGCACCGACATGAACGTGGTGTGCACCGGCGACGGCGGCTTCGTCGAGGTGCAGGGCACGGCCGAGGGCGCGGTGCTCGACCGGCCGACCCTCGACGCGCTGCTGGACCTCGCGGTGGCCGGCTGCGCCGAGCTCACCCGCATCCAGACCGAGGCGCTGGCCCGGTGAGCACCCGGCTGCTGCTGGCCACCCGCAACGCCGGCAAGCTCGCCGAGCTGCAACGGCTGTTGGAGAGCGCGGTGCCCGGGGTGGAGGTCGTGGGTCTGCGCGACGTCGAGGAGTACCCCGAGGCGCCGGAGACCGGTGCGACGTTCGCCGACAACGCGCTGCTCAAGGCGCGCGAGGCGGTGCGGTACACGGGCCTGCCCGCGGTGGCCGACGACTCGGGGCTCGCCGTCGACGCGCTCAACGGGATGCCAGGGGTGCTCTCGGCGCGCTGGGCCGGCCGGCACGGGGACGACGACGCCAACACCGCTCTCCTGCTGGGGCAGCTGGCCGACGTCCCGGACGAGCGGCGGGGGGCGGCGTTCGTGTGCGCGGCGGCGCTGGTCACCCCGGACGGCACGGAGCACGTGCTCGAGCGGGAGTGGCGCGGCACGGTCGTCCGGGAGAAGCGGGGGAGCAACGGCTTCGGGTACGACCCCGTCTTCGTGCCGGTCGGCCTGGCGCAGACCTCCGCCGAGCTCACGCCGGCGGAGAAGGACGCCCGCAGCCACCGGGGACAGGCGTTCGCCGCGCTCGTGCCCGTCCTCGCCGAGGTGCTGGGCGGGCGCTGACGGTCCCGCTCAGTCGCGTCGCCGGCTGAACCGCGGCCGGTCCGGGGAGTCGGCCTCCTCGGCCTCCTCGGGCTCGGCGTGCCGGCCGCGCCGGTGCAGCTGCTCGTCGTCGGCCACCTGCGCCTCGCTGCCGAGCTCCGGGGCGCGGTGCCGGCCGCGGGAGGCCGCGGTGGCGGGGGAGTGGACGGCGGCGGCGCGCACCATGGCGGCGGGCGGCCGGGTCGTGGTGGGGGTGGCGCTCGAGGTCATGGGTGCCTGATCGGCCGCCGGGGCTCCTGGCTCGAGGGCCGGGGGCCGGCGACACCCGGGTGGGTGTACCGGGGAACCGGGTGCAGCCGAGCTGTGACGCGGTGCACGGCCGGCTGCTCGTTAGCCTGCTGGCCATGGAGCTCGTGCGCCTTCTGCTCGTCGTCGCCCACATCATCGGGCTGTCCCTGATCATCGGCCCGTTCCTGTTCCAGGTGAGCCGGAAGTCGCACTTCGACACGAAGCTCATGCAGATCGGCGCGCTCACCCAGCTGGTCACCGGCCTGGCCCTCGTGGGGGTGCGGGAGGCCGACGACCTCGCGGTCGACCACGTGAAGATCGGCGTCAAGCTCGTCGTCACCGTCCTCGCCGTGGTCACGGTGTTCCTGGCCGCACGCAAGCAGAAGGCCGCCGATGCCGGCCGGGCCGCCCCGAAGTCGCCGCTGCCCTTCTTCCACTCCACTGGTGCGCTGGCGGTCCTGAACGTCTTCATCGCCGTCCTCTGGACCTGACCGCACCGCATCCCGGCTGACGGCCCGGGCCGTTGCTGATGCCGGGGCGTGAGCGGCGGGCGACGCGGGCACACCGCAGCGATGCGGGTCTTCGTGGACGGCACCAGGGCGCTGCGCTTCGACGACGGGACGCCCGTCACCGCGGCCTCCGGGGTGGGGCCGCTCGGCGACGGCTGGCTGGTGGTGCAGGACGACGGCACGTTCGCCGCCTGGTGCCGGCCGGACACGGTCACCCGGCTGCGGGTGCTGCCGCCGGTCGACGGGCTCGACGTGTTCCGGGAGTCCGAGGGCACCAAGCACCTCAAGCCGGATCTGGAGGTCGCCTGCCCCGCCGAGGTGGACGGTGAACCCGCGGCGCTGCTGCTCGGGTCCGGCTCCTCGCCGCGTCGCATGCGCGGGGTGGTCGTGCGGCTGGAGGAGGGGGAGCCGGTCGTCCGGTCCGCCGAGTTGACCGCGCTCTACGAGCGGGTGGCCGAGCGGCTGGGCCTGCCGATGGATGCGGTCAACCTCGAGGGCGCGAGCCGCTCCGGGGACGTGATCCGGTGGTTCAACCGCGGCAACCTGCGGGCGGGCGTCCGCTCGGCCGGCGTGGACGTCCCGCTGGAGGCGCTGGTCGCCGCCATCCTGGGCCGGGGGGAGCCGGCCGACGTGCCGGTGGACCGGCCGCAGGAGTACGAGCTCGGCGAGGTCGAAGGAGTGGGCCTGGCGATCACCGACGCGGTCGCGCTCCCCGACGGCCGGGTGCTGCTCAGCGCCGCCGCCGAGGACACCCCGAACGCCGTGGACGATGGGCCGGTGGTGGCCACCGCGCTGGCCCTCGTGGAGGGGGACACCGTGGTGGCGGTGGCGCAGATCCCGGAGGTCGGCGGGCACGTGCACAAGGTCGAGGGGCTCGCCCTGCGGGACGTCGGGGATGGCGTCGTCCGGCTGCTCGCCGTGGTGGACGACGACGACCCGACCGCGCCGTCGGCCGTGCTGGACCTGCGGGTCGAGCTCGACTGATACCGGGCGCGCAGGGGGAGGTGCCGGGCCGAGGGCTCCTACTGCGACCGGTGGAGCCGGGTGCGCGCGGCGTCGACCAGCGCGCGGGCGACCCGGTCGAGCGGGCCGGCCTCCAGCCGCCACTGCTGCCAGTAGAGGTCGACGTCGACGGCACCGGCCGGGTCGAACGACGGAACCCCGGGGCCGTCCCCAGTGGACGGTGCGGAGCGGTCGTCGGCGCACTGGAGCTCCGGCAGCATGCCCCAGCCGAAGCCGAGCGCGACGGCGGTGACGAAGTCCGCCGAGGAGGGGACGTAGTGGATCGGCGGGTCCGCCGCCGGGAGGTGCCGGCGCAGGTAGGCGTGCTGGAGGTCGTCGCGGCGGTCGAACACGACCACGGGCGCCCGCTGCAGGGCGGCGGCGTCGGGGCCGTCCGGGAACCAGCGGTCGATGAAGACGGGCGCGGCGCAGGGCAGGTAGCTCATCCGGCCGAGCGGCGTCACCCGGCAGCCGGCCACCGGCTCCGCGTCGGAGGTGACCGCCCCCATCACCGTGCCCGCCCGCAGCAGCGCGCTGGTGTGCGTCTGGTCGGAGCTGTGCAGGTCGAAGCGGAGCTCGCCGGCCAGCGGCGCCAGCGCCGGCAGGACCCAGGTGGCCAGCGAGTCGGCGTTGACCGCGATCGGCACCACCGGTGTGCGGCCGGGGGAGACCGGGTCCAGCTGCCGGCTGGTGTCGTCGACGAGCAGCCCCACCTGGCGGGCCAGTCGCAGCACCGGCTCGCCGGCGGCGGTGACGGTGGCCGGCCGTCCGCGCTGCACCAGGACCCGACCGGCAGCCACCTCCAGGGCGCGCAGGCGCTGGGAGACCGCGGACGGGGTGACGTGCAGCCGTCGTGCGGCCGCCTCGAGGGAACCCTCGTCGATCACGGCGACCAGTGTCCGGAGCTGCCCCAGGTCGACGTCCATGAAGCAACGCTAATGCACGATGACAAAGATGAGTTGGACTGTCCGGAGGCCCGCTCCTAGCGTGGGTTCCGTGACGACAGGACTGCTGGCCGCAGTGACCGGGCTCGGGATGGGCCTCTCGCTGATCGTGGCCATCGGGGCGCAGAACGCCTTCGTGCTCCGGCAGGGCCTGCGCATGGAGCACGTGACCGTGGTCGTGGCGGTGTGCGCGGTCTCCGACGCGGTCCTCATCCTCCTCGGGGTGGCCGGCAACTCCTGGCTCAGCGCCCGCCTGCCCGACGCCATCACCGCCATCCGCCTGGGCGGCGCCGCCTTCCTGCTCGGCTACGCCGCGCTGGCGGCCCGCCGGGCGCTGCGCCCGTCCTCGTTCGCCGTCGACGCCGGCGGCGGCACCCGCAACGGGCTGCTGGCCACCGTGCTGACGTGCGTGGCCCTGACCTGGCTCAACCCGCACGTGTACCTGGACACCGTGCTCCTGCTCGGCTCGGTGGCCGACAGCCACGATGGCGGCCGGTGGTGGTTCGCCACGGGCGCCGTCGTCGGCAGCCTGCTGTGGTTCAGCGCGCTCGGCTACGGCGCGCGCCTGCTCCGGCCGCTGTTCGCCCGCCCGGCGGCCTGGCGGGTCCTCGACGCCGCCATCGCCGTCGTCATGGCCGGGCTGGGTCTCGGCCTGCTCCTCAGCGCGTTCTGACGTCCGCGCCGGATCGTGCGGGAGGGGGGAGTCGAACCCCCACGCCCGAAGGCACCAGATCCTAAGTCTGGCGTGGCTGCCGTTACACCACTCCCGCGTGGCTCCGGAGTCTAGGAGCACCCCGGTCGGGTGCCCGGCAGGACCGTCACTGAGCTGACCTGCGTCGCGTCTGGCAGGCTGTCGCCGTGCCCCGCGACCCACGACAGATCCAGCTCGAGATCGATGCGGCCCGCGAGTCGCTGGCCGCCACCCTGGACCAGATCGCCTACCGGAGCAGCCCGACCCGCCTGAAGGCGCAGGGCAGGGATGCCGTGCAGCGGTTCCTGCAGACCCCGGCGGGCAAGGCCACGATCGGCGCCGTCGGGCTGCTGGTCACGCTCGTCCTGGTCCAGAAGGTCCGGCACCGCAAGGACTGACGCGGAGCGCCGCGACCGGGCCGGCGGTATCCGGGGTGGCCTGGTCCTACGGGGACCCGGCGCCGGCCACGAGCACCTGCGCTCGGCCCTCGCGTTCCACCCAGCCGAGGTGGACCGGGCCCGTCAGGGCGGGCCCGGCACCCTCGGCTGGTGAGCGAGGCTCAGGCCTGGGCGCGCACCAGCGGCAGCACGACGGTGTCCAGCACCTCGTCGGCGAAGGCATCGTCGACGGGGCGGTGCGTCAGCAGCCAGCGCTGCACCAGCAGGGCGCTGATCGCCTCGGCGGCCACCGAGGTACGGAAGGACGGGGTGATGTCCCCGCGGGCCTCGGCGTTCTTCCAGACCTGGTCGAAGGACTCCCGCCAGACGGCGAGCGGCCCGTTCTCGAACGCGTCCGCCAGCGCCGGGTGGCGCGGCACGGTGGACAGCAGCGAGAGGGTCGCCGCGCCCGTCGGGCCGTTCACGACACCCACCAGGGTGTGCATGATCTCCCGCAGGTCACCCTCGAGGGAACCGGTGTCGGGGCTGGTCGCCACGTCGCGGTTCAGGTCGGAGATCGTGTCGACGACCAGGTCCTGCTTGGTGCGCCAACGCCGGTAGATCGTCGCCTTGCCGACCCCGGCTTCCGCCGCGACCGCGTCCATGGTCAGCGCCCCGTAGCCCACGTCGGCCAGCAACCGGAGGATCGCGGCGCGGATCACGCCGTCCCGGCTGGGGTCGCGGGGCCGGCCGCCGCGGCTGGGGCGGTCGACGTCAGCGGTGGGGAGAGCGGCCATGGGCAAACCTTAGACACTCAAGTTGTGAACCGGCTGGCGGCCTCCTGGCGCTACCCCCGGAAGTGGGTTGGGATACCGCCGCGCGCCTGTCCCGCGCCTCCGTGCCGGTAGGTCACCCTCGTTCCGTGGGAACCATCTGCGGCGGCGTCTGCGGGTGCCGCCAGAACTGGGACGTGCCCGGCCGGGCGAGCCGCGCCCTGCTGGCCACCTCGATCGGGCATGTCCTCCCGCACGTCGCCCGGACGGCCAAGGCCCTCGGTCTCACCGTCCACTCCGCGCCCCAGCTGGTCGACGTCGTCGACGAACGCGGCGGCCGGGGGCTCGAGCGGCTGTTCCAGCGGCTGGCCCGCGAGCTGACCGCGGCCGAGACCGAGGCGGTCCGGGTGGCCACCGACCCGCCGGTCGACGGGACCACGCGCACCGCCCGCCTGCTCACCGCGCCCACCCTCGCCGTCGAGCTGGCCCGGCGCGGGGTCACCGTCGAGGTCGGCGTCCTGGCCGAGGCCGAGTTCTGGTCGGTCTACCAGCCGATCGTGTCGCTGGCCGACCGCTCGGTCGTCGCCCACGAGGCGCTGCTGCGCGGCCTCGTCGACGGCCGCGAGGTGGGCGGCGGTGACCTGTTCTTCGTGGCCGAGTCCGCGGGGTGGCTGGACCGTCTGGACCGCATCGGCCGCGAGTCGGCCATCACCGGTGCGGTGCCGTGGCTG is a genomic window of Blastococcus sp. HT6-30 containing:
- a CDS encoding DUF4262 domain-containing protein, with protein sequence MTIDPQTLAWLDQEDSRLAQTVRAHRVAVQYVMRGEESDEPPFGYTVGLFGVGHPELVVVGVGHGTACAVLDDVAGLVLGGRNLVPGEVITDGGAGLLTVEELPNPGEVLFSANRFYQRPDEYSVPAYQLTWAHPGGSFPWEPGWPCPPECQPRPGSWRA
- the bcp gene encoding thioredoxin-dependent thiol peroxidase, with the translated sequence MTETDAAPVRLTVGDPAPEFTLPDADGNPVSLASYRGRRVIVYCYPAALTPGCTTQAVDFTAAAGDLAEAGLDIIGISPDPVEKLARFREKEGLRITLVSDPDKQVMQAYGAYGTKKLYGKEVVGVIRSTFVIDAEGRVERASYNVKATGHVAKLRRDLGLD
- a CDS encoding YjbQ family protein → MRSELRAVRTGGVPVVVDLTDDCAEFVQSEGDGLLHVFVPHATAGLAILETGSGSDDDLLAQLDELLPRDDRWRHRHGSPGHGRDHVLPAFVPPHASVPVLEGRLMLGTWQRICLVDTNTDNHQRQVRFSFVAG
- the rph gene encoding ribonuclease PH, whose protein sequence is MTRPDGRAADQLRPVTITRNWLDHAEGSVLVEFGRTRVLCAASVAEGVPRWRKGSGLGWVTAEYSMLPRATHTRSDRESVRGKIGGRTHEISRLIGRSLRAAVDLGALGENSIAIDCDVLQADGGTRTAAITGAYVALADAVSWLGERKKLARPKAIVQSVAAVSVGVIDGEPRLDLPYEEDVRAGTDMNVVCTGDGGFVEVQGTAEGAVLDRPTLDALLDLAVAGCAELTRIQTEALAR
- the rdgB gene encoding RdgB/HAM1 family non-canonical purine NTP pyrophosphatase, yielding MSTRLLLATRNAGKLAELQRLLESAVPGVEVVGLRDVEEYPEAPETGATFADNALLKAREAVRYTGLPAVADDSGLAVDALNGMPGVLSARWAGRHGDDDANTALLLGQLADVPDERRGAAFVCAAALVTPDGTEHVLEREWRGTVVREKRGSNGFGYDPVFVPVGLAQTSAELTPAEKDARSHRGQAFAALVPVLAEVLGGR
- a CDS encoding LysR family transcriptional regulator ArgP, which codes for MDVDLGQLRTLVAVIDEGSLEAAARRLHVTPSAVSQRLRALEVAAGRVLVQRGRPATVTAAGEPVLRLARQVGLLVDDTSRQLDPVSPGRTPVVPIAVNADSLATWVLPALAPLAGELRFDLHSSDQTHTSALLRAGTVMGAVTSDAEPVAGCRVTPLGRMSYLPCAAPVFIDRWFPDGPDAAALQRAPVVVFDRRDDLQHAYLRRHLPAADPPIHYVPSSADFVTAVALGFGWGMLPELQCADDRSAPSTGDGPGVPSFDPAGAVDVDLYWQQWRLEAGPLDRVARALVDAARTRLHRSQ
- a CDS encoding LysE family transporter; the protein is MTTGLLAAVTGLGMGLSLIVAIGAQNAFVLRQGLRMEHVTVVVAVCAVSDAVLILLGVAGNSWLSARLPDAITAIRLGGAAFLLGYAALAARRALRPSSFAVDAGGGTRNGLLATVLTCVALTWLNPHVYLDTVLLLGSVADSHDGGRWWFATGAVVGSLLWFSALGYGARLLRPLFARPAAWRVLDAAIAVVMAGLGLGLLLSAF
- a CDS encoding DUF3618 domain-containing protein, yielding MPRDPRQIQLEIDAARESLAATLDQIAYRSSPTRLKAQGRDAVQRFLQTPAGKATIGAVGLLVTLVLVQKVRHRKD
- a CDS encoding TetR/AcrR family transcriptional regulator → MAALPTADVDRPSRGGRPRDPSRDGVIRAAILRLLADVGYGALTMDAVAAEAGVGKATIYRRWRTKQDLVVDTISDLNRDVATSPDTGSLEGDLREIMHTLVGVVNGPTGAATLSLLSTVPRHPALADAFENGPLAVWRESFDQVWKNAEARGDITPSFRTSVAAEAISALLVQRWLLTHRPVDDAFADEVLDTVVLPLVRAQA
- a CDS encoding EAL domain-containing protein yields the protein MGTICGGVCGCRQNWDVPGRASRALLATSIGHVLPHVARTAKALGLTVHSAPQLVDVVDERGGRGLERLFQRLARELTAAETEAVRVATDPPVDGTTRTARLLTAPTLAVELARRGVTVEVGVLAEAEFWSVYQPIVSLADRSVVAHEALLRGLVDGREVGGGDLFFVAESAGWLDRLDRIGRESAITGAVPWLGDHDLFINSDPTSIYRPQVCLASTERVAHETGVEPHQLVFEVVESHAIADRGHLVSVLEHYRSLGWRVALDDVGAGWSSLSLLGAVRPELVKLDKRLVQELPDDGARTVLKAVTDLAHQLGAVVVAEGVETEQLAEEVTALGADLGQGWLFGRPVRPELPAEEPEGRWQPVERVR